In the Methylomonas rhizoryzae genome, one interval contains:
- a CDS encoding DUF4124 domain-containing protein, giving the protein MKVLITVLALAVAGQSSAGVYKCTDAEGHIDYRSSPCTKEDKAVQINTKTGSRVDLNAVESQHQREVRAEQQQHQEEMRAEKAQLDAIIQREQLAKQESELTQALIKQKPLQFSAFAIPPYQPGKLPALVKSFEQRLPDIEKYRRLAAEKALTSGNCQRVETDDLHGKSSLENLVFSISCSSGAVFMFNESELKQ; this is encoded by the coding sequence ATGAAAGTTCTGATTACTGTTCTCGCATTGGCGGTTGCCGGCCAAAGTTCGGCCGGCGTTTATAAGTGTACGGATGCAGAGGGACACATAGATTATCGCTCTTCTCCTTGCACCAAAGAAGACAAAGCGGTGCAGATCAATACCAAAACCGGCAGCCGGGTGGATTTGAATGCCGTCGAATCCCAGCACCAGCGCGAAGTGCGAGCGGAACAACAGCAGCATCAAGAGGAAATGCGAGCCGAAAAGGCCCAATTGGATGCAATCATCCAAAGAGAACAATTGGCCAAGCAGGAAAGCGAGCTGACTCAGGCATTGATCAAACAAAAACCGTTACAGTTTTCCGCTTTTGCGATTCCGCCTTATCAGCCGGGTAAATTGCCGGCGCTAGTCAAGTCATTCGAACAGCGGTTACCGGATATCGAGAAATATCGGCGGCTGGCGGCCGAAAAAGCTTTGACGAGCGGGAATTGTCAGCGGGTCGAAACGGATGATTTGCACGGCAAGAGCAGTCTAGAAAACTTGGTGTTTTCAATCAGTTGCAGCTCCGGTGCCGTATTCATGTTCAACGAATCCG
- the motB gene encoding flagellar motor protein MotB → MAENLIIVKKIRRKARHAYHGGAWKIAYADFVTAMMAFFLLMWLMGSTDQATREGISEYFQHPFAVSLRSSEGSGDRIAIIPGGGSDLSSQQKGQVHLGDVPPSPVKTPTPQDIEILAEQQEQIRLEKLQQDIQAVLDGNPQLTEYREQIKLETTPEGLKIQIIDAQNRPMFKLASSEIEEHAKMILKELASEINKLPNKVTINGHTDALPFPGTRRSYSNWELSSERANVARQQLTEGGLGEDKILRVVGLASSIPYNRDNPNDPMNRRISIIVMNRKSEQYVLHDGERAGQQPSQGTTYDGSSPPPPPGR, encoded by the coding sequence ATGGCTGAAAACCTCATCATCGTTAAAAAGATTAGGCGCAAAGCTCGTCACGCTTACCACGGCGGTGCCTGGAAAATCGCTTATGCGGATTTCGTTACGGCGATGATGGCATTTTTTTTGTTGATGTGGTTGATGGGTTCCACGGATCAAGCTACCCGCGAAGGTATTTCGGAATATTTCCAGCATCCTTTCGCGGTTTCGTTACGCAGCAGTGAAGGGAGTGGGGATAGAATCGCGATCATCCCCGGCGGCGGCAGCGATTTAAGTTCGCAGCAAAAAGGTCAGGTTCATCTTGGCGACGTGCCGCCCTCGCCGGTCAAGACACCGACACCGCAAGACATTGAAATTCTGGCCGAACAACAGGAGCAAATCCGCCTGGAAAAACTGCAGCAGGATATACAAGCCGTATTGGACGGCAATCCGCAGTTGACGGAGTATCGCGAGCAAATCAAACTGGAAACCACCCCGGAAGGTCTGAAAATTCAAATCATTGATGCGCAAAACCGGCCGATGTTCAAATTGGCCAGCTCGGAAATCGAGGAACACGCCAAAATGATCTTAAAAGAATTGGCCTCGGAGATTAATAAACTGCCGAATAAGGTCACCATCAACGGTCATACCGACGCCTTGCCTTTTCCCGGTACCCGGCGTAGTTATTCGAATTGGGAGCTTTCCAGCGAGAGGGCCAACGTGGCGCGCCAGCAACTGACGGAAGGCGGTTTGGGCGAAGACAAGATTTTACGGGTAGTGGGTTTGGCCTCCAGTATCCCTTACAATCGTGATAACCCTAACGATCCGATGAACCGGAGAATATCGATTATCGTGATGAACAGAAAGTCCGAGCAATATGTCTTGCACGACGGCGAGCGGGCCGGTCAGCAGCCCTCCCAAGGCACTACTTATGACGGCAGCAGCCCGCCCCCGCCGCCCGGCCGGTAA
- the motA gene encoding flagellar motor stator protein MotA: MLLILGYLGIFACVFGGFMMAGGEIGVLIQPIEVLIIVGSAFSAFIASNSLNTIKAALAGGIGTLRPSRYNKEYYLDLLLSFNALSQKARKEGLLSLERVADDPEGCMIFGERIVADRHLMEFICDKLRLILTGVDAALLEDLIDAEIEAHHDNCHVPIRAVQRVGDGMPAFGIVAAVMGVVHTMESVGIPPAELGKLIAAALVGTFLGILVSYGFVSPVAALMEERLEDESNAYRCAQKGLLNCAKGTSPPMTVEFMRTAIPYQVRPGFFELEDYLKSSKG; this comes from the coding sequence ATGTTACTGATTCTCGGCTATTTAGGTATTTTCGCTTGTGTGTTTGGCGGCTTTATGATGGCCGGCGGCGAAATAGGTGTGCTGATTCAGCCGATCGAAGTGTTGATTATCGTCGGTTCCGCCTTCAGCGCGTTTATTGCCAGTAATTCGCTTAATACCATTAAGGCCGCTTTAGCCGGAGGGATTGGCACGCTAAGACCCTCCCGCTACAACAAAGAATATTATTTGGATTTATTGTTGAGCTTTAACGCCTTGAGTCAGAAAGCCCGTAAGGAAGGCTTGCTTTCGTTGGAACGAGTGGCGGACGATCCGGAAGGCTGCATGATTTTCGGCGAACGGATTGTGGCGGATCGGCATTTGATGGAGTTTATCTGCGATAAGTTGCGGCTGATACTGACCGGCGTGGATGCGGCGCTGTTGGAAGATTTGATCGACGCCGAAATCGAAGCTCACCACGACAATTGTCATGTGCCTATCCGCGCCGTCCAGCGCGTGGGCGACGGCATGCCGGCTTTCGGTATTGTCGCCGCGGTGATGGGCGTGGTGCATACCATGGAGTCGGTGGGGATTCCGCCGGCCGAATTAGGCAAGTTGATTGCCGCCGCGCTGGTAGGCACTTTTTTGGGCATTTTGGTGTCCTACGGCTTCGTCAGCCCTGTCGCCGCACTGATGGAAGAGCGTTTGGAAGACGAGTCGAATGCTTATCGCTGTGCCCAAAAAGGCCTGTTGAATTGCGCCAAAGGCACTTCGCCGCCGATGACTGTGGAGTTTATGCGTACCGCAATACCTTATCAGGTACGACCCGGCTTTTTCGAATTGGAGGATTATTTGAAATCCAGCAAGGGTTAA
- a CDS encoding cation diffusion facilitator family transporter has protein sequence MNQAASSLTRYGWLSIAAALTTIGLKSYAYWLTGSVGLLSDALESLINLVAAVIVLIVLSVASRPPDARHAYGHEKIEYFSSGAEGVMIVLAALGIIFAAWERLLHPMPLRQLDVGIAIAVFASLINLIVARVLIGVGRARYSITLEADGKHLMTDVWTTLGILIGIGAIAVANRFDADLALASRLGLAGWEILDPVIAIAVALHIVWAGLQLISRTIAGLMDAALPVEEVVEIEAILTGFACSDHVAFHALRTRFAGSRRFMSVHVLVPGQWTVQQGHDLLERIERQIADRFEGIDIDTHLEPIEDMVSWRH, from the coding sequence ATGAATCAGGCTGCTTCTTCCTTAACCCGATACGGTTGGCTGTCGATCGCCGCCGCATTGACGACGATAGGGTTGAAAAGTTACGCGTACTGGTTGACCGGATCGGTCGGCTTATTGTCCGACGCGTTGGAGTCGCTGATTAACTTGGTCGCGGCGGTTATCGTGTTGATCGTGCTGAGCGTGGCGAGCCGTCCGCCGGATGCCAGGCACGCTTACGGACACGAGAAAATCGAATATTTCTCCAGCGGCGCGGAAGGGGTGATGATAGTGCTGGCGGCGTTGGGCATCATTTTTGCCGCTTGGGAGCGCTTACTGCATCCTATGCCGTTGCGTCAGTTGGATGTCGGCATTGCCATTGCGGTGTTCGCCTCGTTGATCAATCTGATCGTCGCCCGTGTTTTGATCGGCGTCGGCCGTGCCAGATATTCCATTACTTTGGAGGCGGATGGCAAGCATTTAATGACCGACGTGTGGACGACTTTAGGGATATTGATCGGCATAGGCGCCATCGCGGTGGCCAATCGTTTCGACGCCGATCTTGCGTTGGCTTCCCGCTTGGGCTTGGCCGGCTGGGAAATTTTGGATCCGGTCATTGCCATTGCGGTGGCTTTGCATATTGTTTGGGCCGGATTGCAGTTGATCTCGCGCACCATCGCAGGACTGATGGATGCGGCCTTGCCGGTCGAAGAAGTTGTGGAAATCGAAGCTATTTTAACCGGCTTCGCCTGTTCCGATCATGTCGCTTTCCATGCGTTGCGCACCCGCTTTGCCGGTTCTCGCCGTTTCATGTCCGTGCACGTGCTGGTGCCCGGCCAATGGACGGTGCAGCAAGGCCACGATTTGCTCGAACGCATCGAACGACAAATCGCGGACCGTTTCGAGGGTATCGATATAGACACGCATTTGGAACCTATCGAAGATATGGTTTCCTGGCGGCACTGA
- the nadC gene encoding carboxylating nicotinate-nucleotide diphosphorylase gives MQPTAEDISAFLAEDIGSGDLTANIIPISVTASGSVITREAMVVCGTAWFEQVFKQLDAKVNVEWLVAEGHSVEAGTVLCRLSGPARALLSGERTALNLLQTLSATATVARGYADAVAGTGCKVLDTRKTLPGLRRAQKYAVVCGGCYNHRIGLFDAVLIKENHIAAAGSIAAAVKAARNSTCALIEVEVESLAELRQALDAQPDRIMLDNFSLPELRQAVALNEGRIELEASGNIDLDNIRAVAETGVDYISIGALTKNLRAIDLSMRLSLESVKPANG, from the coding sequence TTGCAACCCACGGCGGAGGATATTTCGGCATTTTTGGCCGAGGACATAGGTAGCGGCGATTTGACCGCCAACATTATTCCCATCTCGGTAACCGCGTCGGGCAGTGTGATAACCCGCGAAGCCATGGTGGTGTGCGGCACTGCGTGGTTCGAGCAGGTTTTCAAACAGTTGGACGCCAAGGTTAACGTAGAGTGGCTGGTAGCGGAAGGTCACTCGGTCGAAGCAGGGACGGTGTTGTGCCGCTTGTCCGGCCCGGCTCGCGCCTTGTTGAGCGGCGAACGCACGGCGTTGAATTTGCTGCAAACTTTGTCAGCTACCGCGACGGTCGCGCGCGGCTATGCGGATGCGGTCGCGGGTACAGGTTGTAAGGTGCTCGATACCCGTAAAACCCTGCCCGGCTTGAGGCGGGCGCAAAAATATGCAGTGGTTTGCGGCGGTTGCTATAACCATAGGATCGGTTTGTTCGACGCCGTGCTGATCAAAGAAAACCATATTGCCGCAGCAGGTTCCATTGCTGCAGCGGTTAAGGCCGCGCGCAATAGCACTTGCGCATTAATCGAAGTGGAAGTCGAATCGTTGGCCGAGTTGCGGCAAGCTTTGGACGCGCAACCGGATCGGATAATGCTGGACAATTTTTCCTTACCCGAATTGCGGCAGGCGGTAGCTCTTAACGAGGGACGGATAGAGTTGGAAGCTTCCGGCAATATTGACTTGGACAACATTCGGGCCGTGGCCGAAACCGGTGTCGATTACATATCTATCGGTGCGTTGACTAAAAACTTGCGAGCCATAGACCTGTCCATGCGTTTGTCGCTGGAGTCGGTTAAGCCGGCGAACGGTTGA
- a CDS encoding UDP-N-acetylglucosamine 2-epimerase: protein MAPLIKQMQSKNYAFTLVHTGQHKESLAEILQDFNLDVAWHYLYSSKEEVKSIAHAVRWLIGLFSQIILKPAQLLPDYQDYAAGQNIVLVHGDTFSTVIGALLAKRLGIKVGHIESGLRSFNLLEPFPEEINRLVTFTLTDIAFCPGQWALDNLSRYSCIKVNTENNTLWDALNYALALPGDDSCPIPEQTFGIISIHRFENLFNPNRLKKIIQQITEISRSYYLIFVLHPSTEKRLQKMQLLEALKTNPNISVRKRTGYVNFVHLLAASTFVITDGGSNQEELSYLNVPTFLMRRSTERQEGLDNNVVLGKLSDSCLLEFVGHLEKTGASELSTRAPAISPCEIICRHIEFAAG, encoded by the coding sequence ATGGCGCCCTTAATCAAGCAAATGCAAAGCAAAAACTATGCTTTTACCCTGGTGCATACCGGGCAGCATAAAGAAAGTTTAGCCGAAATTTTGCAAGATTTTAATTTAGATGTTGCTTGGCATTATCTGTATAGCAGTAAGGAAGAAGTCAAATCCATTGCGCATGCCGTGCGTTGGTTGATTGGATTGTTCTCGCAGATAATCTTAAAACCTGCGCAACTTTTGCCTGATTATCAAGACTATGCGGCGGGCCAAAATATCGTTTTGGTACACGGCGATACGTTTTCTACGGTAATTGGCGCCTTGTTGGCGAAGCGGCTCGGTATCAAAGTAGGTCATATCGAATCCGGCTTGCGTTCTTTCAATCTACTAGAACCGTTTCCGGAAGAAATTAATCGGTTAGTTACTTTCACGTTGACGGATATCGCTTTTTGTCCCGGTCAGTGGGCCTTGGATAATTTGAGTCGATATTCATGTATAAAGGTCAATACCGAAAATAATACCTTGTGGGATGCCTTAAACTATGCATTGGCGCTTCCGGGCGACGATAGCTGTCCTATTCCGGAACAAACGTTTGGAATAATATCGATACATCGCTTCGAAAATCTGTTTAATCCGAATAGGCTAAAGAAAATAATTCAACAAATCACCGAAATATCGCGTTCGTATTATTTGATATTCGTTCTGCATCCCAGTACCGAGAAGCGTTTACAAAAAATGCAGTTGTTGGAAGCGCTGAAAACTAACCCGAACATTAGTGTGCGCAAGCGTACCGGCTACGTGAATTTTGTGCACTTGCTGGCTGCCAGCACCTTTGTGATTACCGATGGCGGCAGCAATCAAGAAGAGTTGTCGTATTTGAACGTGCCTACCTTTTTAATGCGGCGCTCAACCGAGCGCCAAGAGGGGCTGGATAACAATGTCGTACTCGGCAAATTGTCCGATAGCTGTTTGCTGGAATTTGTCGGTCATTTAGAAAAAACAGGCGCTAGCGAGTTATCCACGCGTGCGCCGGCCATTTCTCCCTGTGAAATTATTTGTCGGCATATCGAATTCGCCGCTGGTTAG
- a CDS encoding glycosyltransferase family 2 protein: MTQSSKLSIILPAKNEADNIGQVLQILSLYFPDAELLVVDDGSSDETATIATQYAARVIRHPYSQGNGASVKTGARNASGDILVFMDADGQHDPADVPALLAKLGQGYDMAIGARHVSSHASWARRVGNSFYNKLASLMTGHRIEDLTSGFRAVRAHKFRKFLYLLPNGFSYPTTSTMAFFRSGFPVAYVPIHAGKRQGKSHLRVLKDGTRFFIIILKIGALFSPMRLFLPISGLTFITGILYYTYTYITLSRFTNMGAVLILASLIIFLIGIVSEQISSLHYKNTDE, from the coding sequence GTGACACAGTCATCTAAACTCAGCATCATACTGCCGGCAAAAAACGAAGCGGATAATATCGGCCAAGTACTGCAAATCCTGTCGCTGTATTTTCCGGACGCCGAATTATTGGTGGTCGACGACGGTTCCAGCGATGAGACTGCAACGATTGCAACGCAATATGCGGCACGGGTGATTCGACATCCTTATAGTCAGGGCAACGGGGCATCGGTAAAAACCGGTGCGAGAAATGCTTCGGGCGACATTTTGGTGTTCATGGATGCCGACGGCCAACACGATCCGGCCGACGTGCCGGCCTTGCTGGCTAAGTTAGGGCAAGGCTACGACATGGCTATCGGCGCCAGGCATGTAAGCTCGCATGCTTCCTGGGCGCGGCGGGTTGGTAATTCGTTTTACAACAAATTGGCCTCGCTGATGACCGGGCATAGAATCGAGGATTTGACCTCGGGTTTTCGCGCCGTAAGGGCGCATAAATTCCGTAAATTTCTGTATTTGCTGCCGAACGGATTTTCTTATCCCACCACCAGCACGATGGCGTTTTTCCGCTCCGGGTTTCCGGTCGCCTACGTGCCGATTCATGCCGGCAAGCGTCAGGGCAAAAGCCACTTGCGGGTTTTGAAAGACGGCACTCGTTTTTTTATCATTATCTTAAAAATCGGTGCGCTGTTTTCGCCGATGCGCTTGTTTTTGCCGATTAGCGGATTGACGTTTATTACCGGAATTTTGTATTACACCTATACGTATATTACATTGAGCCGATTCACTAATATGGGAGCGGTATTAATATTGGCTTCTTTGATTATATTTTTGATCGGTATCGTCTCGGAGCAAATATCATCGTTGCATTATAAAAACACAGACGAGTAA
- a CDS encoding UDP-galactopyranose mutase produces MKRVLVVGAGFAGATVARELADSGRYAVDVIDSRNHVAGNAFDPIDENLKLRVHRYGPHIFHTNDQGIFDYLSRFTEWLPYRHKVEAWVESIGYVPLPINRLTLNRLFALSLQHEAEVKAFLATQCVRHLRPANAREVAENLFGPYLTDLFFGRYTYKMWGLRLEELPVSVLQRLPVRYDDNCDYFNDRFQAMPKNGYLSLIDNMLDHAAIEVRLNCRFEKAMEADYLHVFNSMPIDVYFEQCFGALPYRSIKFEHRVVDELTQPVPTVNFTDQGVYTRQTEWRLYPGCDLGANKSLLTREIPCGYEDNRYERYYPVKTVDGWPQRLYAQYQELAKSLANMTFIGRCGQYIYYDMHQVVANSLKIASDFLKSEPAA; encoded by the coding sequence ATGAAGCGCGTCCTGGTGGTCGGGGCCGGGTTCGCGGGGGCAACGGTGGCTCGTGAACTGGCCGATAGCGGTCGCTACGCCGTTGATGTCATCGATAGCCGCAATCATGTTGCCGGTAACGCGTTCGACCCGATTGACGAGAACCTCAAGTTGCGGGTGCACCGCTACGGTCCGCATATTTTTCATACCAACGACCAAGGCATCTTCGATTACCTTTCCCGCTTTACCGAATGGCTGCCCTATCGGCACAAAGTGGAAGCGTGGGTGGAAAGCATCGGCTACGTGCCGCTGCCGATCAATCGTTTAACCTTAAACCGTTTGTTTGCGTTGTCGCTGCAACACGAAGCAGAGGTAAAGGCGTTTTTGGCCACGCAATGTGTGCGTCACCTGCGGCCCGCCAATGCTCGGGAAGTGGCCGAAAATTTGTTCGGCCCGTATCTGACCGATCTGTTTTTCGGGCGTTACACCTATAAAATGTGGGGATTGAGGCTGGAGGAATTGCCGGTTTCCGTCTTGCAAAGGCTACCGGTACGTTACGACGACAACTGCGATTATTTCAACGACCGTTTCCAGGCCATGCCGAAAAACGGTTATCTCAGTCTGATCGATAACATGCTGGACCATGCGGCAATCGAAGTCAGGTTGAATTGCCGGTTCGAAAAAGCGATGGAAGCCGATTACCTGCATGTATTCAATTCCATGCCCATAGACGTGTATTTCGAGCAATGTTTCGGTGCGTTGCCTTATCGTTCGATCAAATTCGAACACCGTGTAGTGGACGAGCTGACGCAACCCGTGCCTACCGTCAATTTCACTGATCAAGGGGTTTATACTAGGCAAACCGAATGGCGGCTGTATCCGGGTTGCGATTTGGGGGCGAACAAAAGCCTATTGACCCGGGAAATTCCGTGCGGCTACGAAGACAATCGCTACGAACGCTATTATCCGGTGAAGACGGTAGACGGTTGGCCGCAGCGCCTATATGCGCAATATCAAGAGTTGGCCAAATCGCTAGCCAATATGACCTTTATCGGCCGCTGCGGTCAGTATATTTACTATGATATGCATCAGGTCGTGGCAAACAGTTTGAAGATTGCCAGCGACTTTCTCAAATCCGAACCGGCAGCGTAA
- a CDS encoding glycosyltransferase family 4 protein, which yields MGKDVLDDRYGRLFNLPLELSLFTNSMTAVCMDYHINRKLKVVEIDSRSRFYGFFIGSIIDFIKVFNSVIFARHDIVIGSSDCLQATFAMLTAWVYRRPYYLDLYDNYESFGLAKLPGVLWLYRRAVKGAKGICCVSDALADYIRQRYQHPNVITLESTISGGDFIPLNKQACREKLKLPVQGTLIGIAGALDSSRGIDLLYRSFLQLAESDLLLHLVLAGPTDNACPIPAHPRIHYLGMLAHQDIPVFYNALDLAVICMRDSDFGRYAFPQKTYEILACKTPVLAARVGALAQLFQNYPRCLYQPDSVEDLSTKILDLLAHPESVDLPIPTWAEQAEKLAAWLQT from the coding sequence ATGGGTAAAGATGTGTTGGATGATCGCTATGGTCGATTATTTAATTTACCTTTAGAGTTGTCATTGTTTACTAATAGTATGACGGCGGTTTGCATGGATTACCATATTAATCGGAAACTTAAGGTTGTTGAGATAGATTCGAGATCAAGGTTTTACGGTTTTTTTATTGGTTCTATTATCGATTTTATTAAAGTATTCAATAGCGTAATATTTGCTCGTCATGATATTGTTATCGGCAGTTCCGACTGTTTGCAGGCTACATTTGCAATGCTGACTGCTTGGGTTTATAGGCGACCCTATTATCTCGATTTATACGATAATTATGAAAGTTTTGGCTTAGCTAAATTACCCGGAGTTTTGTGGCTGTATCGTCGCGCGGTTAAAGGAGCTAAAGGCATTTGCTGCGTTAGCGATGCACTCGCTGACTATATCCGTCAACGCTACCAACATCCCAACGTAATAACGCTAGAAAGCACGATTTCAGGTGGCGACTTCATCCCGCTGAACAAGCAGGCATGTCGAGAAAAACTGAAGCTACCGGTTCAAGGAACGTTAATCGGAATTGCCGGCGCCTTGGATTCGTCTCGTGGGATTGACCTGCTTTACCGCAGTTTCTTGCAACTTGCCGAAAGCGATTTGCTGCTGCATTTGGTCTTGGCGGGTCCTACCGATAATGCCTGTCCTATACCTGCGCATCCTAGGATTCATTATTTAGGAATGCTAGCGCATCAAGATATTCCGGTGTTTTATAACGCGCTCGATTTGGCGGTGATCTGTATGCGAGACAGCGATTTCGGGCGTTACGCCTTTCCGCAGAAGACATACGAAATCTTGGCTTGCAAAACGCCGGTATTGGCAGCGCGGGTTGGCGCGCTGGCACAATTGTTTCAGAACTACCCACGCTGTCTTTATCAGCCGGATAGCGTCGAAGACCTGTCAACCAAGATCCTCGATCTGTTGGCCCATCCCGAATCCGTCGATTTGCCCATCCCTACCTGGGCCGAGCAGGCGGAAAAATTGGCGGCTTGGTTGCAAACATGA
- a CDS encoding glycosyltransferase family 2 protein yields the protein MSNITPFIAPRILAIMVNWNGKEFLPASVSSVLNELAPINGQLLLVDNASSDGSVEYIKANFPSVEILQHAENLGGAGGFSAGMRVALTRPEIEYVWLLDNDVIVEKGALGPLIDCLDAHVSAGAVGSQICLYHDRNTVQEIGGEISPWLGALRQNFSCQPRVPAETNPYQVGYLAACSVLIRRSCLAQVGTFADLFVFYDDVEWGLRAKKAGWTLWAVPASVIRHNYSETKPIVPWREYYRKRNRLAMLAVYPPKHGKQLASLVYIVYINYLIYLHCWLKFTPLDQVYILARNDALKGCLGKRSSAIFESYSIDSIKFDALGDKVLIDVGDGAGELLKIVDLISKFNSNLQFFMPKKYAHYLRLFSRSNVRVAIDDVYSSIIIGKSYSFLSLFYAKTIYRVAGSKLEKISVIDCMQEQVIRLAALTASCIVSPWHWFVLQFKYYGKKCL from the coding sequence ATGAGCAATATCACGCCGTTTATAGCGCCTAGAATACTGGCCATCATGGTCAATTGGAATGGAAAAGAATTTTTGCCTGCAAGCGTGTCTTCAGTTTTGAATGAGCTCGCTCCTATTAATGGTCAGCTTTTGCTGGTGGATAACGCTTCAAGCGATGGAAGCGTTGAGTATATCAAAGCGAATTTTCCATCAGTTGAAATTTTGCAGCATGCCGAAAATCTAGGCGGGGCAGGCGGCTTTTCAGCAGGAATGCGTGTCGCCCTGACTAGGCCGGAAATCGAATATGTTTGGTTGCTGGATAACGATGTTATTGTCGAAAAAGGTGCGCTAGGTCCTTTAATCGACTGCTTGGACGCGCATGTTTCGGCTGGAGCAGTCGGCTCGCAAATTTGTTTGTACCATGATCGGAATACCGTTCAGGAAATCGGAGGAGAGATTTCGCCGTGGCTTGGCGCGTTAAGGCAAAATTTTTCTTGTCAACCGCGCGTGCCGGCTGAAACTAATCCCTATCAAGTAGGTTATTTGGCTGCATGTTCAGTGTTGATTCGCCGGTCATGCCTGGCGCAAGTGGGCACTTTTGCAGATTTGTTTGTGTTTTACGACGACGTAGAATGGGGGTTGAGGGCGAAAAAGGCGGGTTGGACTTTGTGGGCCGTACCTGCTTCGGTTATCCGACATAACTATAGTGAAACTAAGCCGATTGTTCCCTGGCGAGAATATTATCGAAAACGTAACCGATTGGCGATGTTGGCTGTATACCCACCTAAACACGGCAAACAATTAGCGAGTTTGGTTTATATTGTTTATATCAATTACTTAATATATTTACACTGTTGGCTTAAGTTTACGCCACTTGATCAAGTTTATATTTTAGCAAGGAATGATGCGCTCAAAGGATGTTTAGGTAAGCGAAGTTCTGCAATTTTTGAGTCTTATTCTATCGATTCTATTAAGTTTGACGCGCTGGGTGATAAAGTATTAATTGATGTCGGAGATGGGGCTGGAGAATTGCTGAAAATTGTAGATTTAATAAGTAAATTTAATTCGAATTTGCAGTTTTTTATGCCTAAAAAATACGCACATTATTTGCGGCTTTTTTCTCGGTCAAACGTTCGTGTTGCAATTGATGATGTGTATTCGAGCATTATTATAGGTAAGTCGTATAGTTTTCTTTCACTATTTTATGCTAAAACAATTTATCGGGTGGCAGGTAGTAAGCTGGAGAAAATTTCTGTTATAGATTGTATGCAAGAGCAGGTAATAAGATTGGCTGCGTTGACTGCGTCTTGTATCGTTTCTCCGTGGCACTGGTTTGTGCTGCAATTTAAGTATTATGGTAAAAAGTGCTTATGA